In Alkalihalobacillus sp. AL-G, the genomic stretch TCCTTTTCGATTCCTTCTCCGACTTCTTCCTTCGATTCGAGAACGAATACTCACAACGAACGAGAGACGATCGATTCCTTCGCTCTACCCGATACCCTTCGCATAGATTCCGAACCGAGCCGATTAAGTAAGAGCTTGCGTTCTCTATTCGTTTGGAGACCGAGGACCTCGCCTACCTACCCGTACCGTATCGACCATATAACGGGACCTTTCGCTAATACTTATCGAGGGATAATCGGTTATGTACATACGCATAGAAGGTCGAGAGATTACGTGTGTGAGACGCTAGGGATTATCGATTGTGCGTAGGTCGAATATAAAACGAGGGTATGACGGGATTTCTCTCGAGTGTATAGGCTGGGGGAGATTTCGAAAAGGGATACGGCGGGGTTATTTTCGTATCTCGATATGACGTTAGTTATTACGCTAGACCTTTAGGCTATCGCCACGTCGCCGCCTGCGGCTCCGTTGTGCTTACTTCGTACATTAACCGCCTTGGATTAACCGCATAGATAAGTGATCCGTGGTCGTTATAACTAAGTTCTATATAGATAAAATATGCGATGACCCGAGCGGTAGCGATGGGAGAGAGACGAAGTCCTCTAAGATATAAAAGGACTTCCCACCCCGAAATGCCCTTCCGACTTACTCTCCCAACGGATTTGGTGATTTTTATATGTGTCGTTTTCACATGTAAAACGGGGTGATATGTGTCGTTTTCACATTAAGTGTTTACATACGACAACGATAGTAACTCGGTTAATAGGAGACACAAAAAGACGAACCCTCGAAGGTCCGCCAGTGTTGATTAGTTTATACGTGGGACTTACGACGTCTCTCACGATAAAGCGTTGCCCTACTTACGTTTGTAATCTCGCATATCTTGTCGACCGTGTATCCGTTATGATCTCGATTCGCTACGAGCTCCATTGCGTGAATTAGACCGCTATGTTTGTCGGTATACTTTTTCGGTCGACCCTTGTAGACTCCTCGTTCTTTTGCGTCGGCAATACCTTCGAGTTGGCGTTCCTTTATCATATCCGCCTCGAACTCGGCGATGCCCGAAAGGACCGTTATCATTAACTTACCGATAGCAGTCGAAGTGTCTACGGTGTCTCCGCCCATGTTGAGAACGACTAGACCGACTCCCTTTTCGTTTAAGTCGTCGATAATTGTTAGAGCGTCTTTTGTGGAACGTGCGAATCGATCGAGTTTTGTAACGGCTATCTTGTCTCCGTGGTCGACGGTGACGAGTAGCTCGGTGAATTGTTCCCGATTAGATGCGGAACGACCGCTCACCTTTTCCTCGTAAACGACGTCGCAACCGTACTCTCGGAGCTTGTTCGTTTGAGTTTCGATGTTTTGTCCACGAGAGCTTACTCGGGCGTATCCATATATCATAGTCATTCGTTAAAACCTCCGATGAATTTTTGATACATGTAAATGATACACGATAAACGCCGTCGCATCAAGGAAGGTCATTTGTATCGAATGAGTGTACCCTATTGATACGGAGCGGACCCGATTTAGTTATTGCTACTTGACTCCGAGGGTATCTCGAAAACCTCGTATATATTGTACGATTTTAACCGTGAGAGCTCGTATGAGAGCAGCTAGTTTCTTTCGAGGGTTATCGGTTAGGCGAACGATTGGAACACTTAGACGGACGCACAATGTCGAAAACGTACAACGTAGCGAACATGGCTATAAAAGCATAGCGTCATGCGAACCCCGTGAGTTTGGAGACCCCTTCGCCCCAGACCTTCGAAGTGGCTGATATGCGATGTCTCACGTTAGCGACCACGATAGACGATGTCCTCGAGAACGTTCGAACTCCTCCGCATACTAACTCGTAAATACGCCATAGGCAACGACTTATAGACGCATAACCTACTTACACGGGACCCCTCGAAGTTAGCATGCGTAAACTTTCGTAAATACGATTACTACACTTTTCGTCAAGTTAATAACCTTTACACACCGTCATAACAACGTTTATAGATGTATGGAAATAATTAGTCGATCGATTGCGTTAGTTTACACCGTTTTGCAAACGTTTCGAGGGTATAAAAAAAGACGGTGTACTAAGTACCGACTTTGTTCAACTTTTTATCCTGGTATCTACCCCTTTTAAGAAATCCCTTAAATCTTCATATGTACTATATGATTGCTTCAAAACTTCATACATGTGTTTTTGTTTTGATAATTTACTTTTGTTATTGCCAAACATTGAATTAATATATCCCCAAAATTGTTCGTCGGCTTCTTTTGTGTTTTTCATCATCATTCTTGAATCAATTGTTATCGGTTTACTATGAACTAAATTATTTCTAACGGAAACTAAATCGTTTATTTTTTGATATAATTGTTTATCTCTCGGGAATTTGGAACCCTTTACTTCGAAATAAAATTCCGTTATTTTATCCATTATCCCAAGTTTTTCTTTATCCTTAAATTGATCTTCACCAAGATAAACGGAACCATATTCGTTGATTAACGATTCAATCGCCATTACAAAAAAGACAGTTGAAATAATACAATGCTTTTGCATTCCGTGATTTGTTCGTTGATACACTTGGTTTTCTTCTTTCGTATGTGAACCGAAATCCCATGACTTTCCGCCGTTTGTAATCTCATCATATGTTTTGGATACTTCCCTAAATTCATTATAACTTTCCTTTGCTATCCCATTATAAAATGAATGCAATGCAACATTAAAAATCACATCATACATACTGAATCACCATTAAAGTTAACTACAATATCCATATTCACAATCATTCTAACACCCCTTCTTTCTCTATAAATATTCTATAGGAAAATTAAGGACATTCAAACCTTTATTCCCGATATTCAGTAATTACCGTATATAAAAAACGAAGGTCCGATTGTGGACCCCGTCGGTTAGATTAGTTTCTCGACTGGTGAGAACTTCCGATGTCCTTCGAACACGTCGCTACTGAATAGATTAACGTAGTTCCGTACCATTTCGAGACTTGTATCTCCGAGAACCGCTTGGAGATTGAACACGTCCGCTCCGTTTTGGACTGACATTTTCGGAAACGTAGTCGGAACGTATGCGGGGAACAAATAAAATATAATTTCCCTCTTTATTCCATACAAAAAAGGGACGGCTCTCACCGTCTCCCTATCTATAAGCAACTTGTATTCGAAGTTTCCCGTCGTCCTTCTTAAAGTTAATACGATCGATTACAAGCCGCAATAATTTGTTAACCTCGGACGCCTCTCCGTCCCATATCTCGAGAACTTCTCCGATCTTTTCGAGTCGGTCCTCGTTCGTGATTTGTTCGTAATAGTTAATACGTTCCCTTAATTCGTGTAGTTGATTTTCAAGTTCTTTTATTTGTTCGTCCCGTTTCGCCTTACGTTCTTGGAAATCGGTCTTGGTGATGTCGCCCTCCTCGTACATATCGAAAACACGAGCCCGAGCGTTCTTAGCCTTTTCGAGTTGTTGTTCGGCTTGGCGGAGTTCCTTCTCAAGTTGTTCCGTATCGTTTCCGTTGTTCCCGCCTAGGTCCTTCTCGAGTTCTTCCTTATACTCGATTAGTTGTGCGTAAACTGCTGCGTCGACGTATTCCTCTTTTCCGCCTCCATTGCGGCAAACGATTCCGAACGGGTCCGCTTTTTGACACGATTTGACGAACACGACCGTTTTACCTTTGGCGTTCTTCCTCGTTACGAATGAGCGAGCGTATCCACAAGTACCGCATTTGATTAGTCCGCTATAACGTTTCGAGTGCATACGGTTCCGAGCGTGTTCTTTCGAACGACGATCGAATGTCTCTTTAAGAGTCGCAAACTCCTCCTCGGTCATAACTGCCTCGTGAGTGTCCTTCACGATAGTCCAATCACCACGAGCAACCTTTTCGAGTGGCTCTGTCTTTCGATCTAAGTGTCCGCTGCCTTTCGTTTTACCATAAACGGTATGTCCGAGATGTGTCTCATTCGTAAGGATTCGCTTTATTGCGACTTGGTTCCAATGCTTACCATAAGCGGTTTTGTAGCCTTTACGATTGAGCTCTTGGGCTAGCCTTAGAGCGGGCTCCCCTTTTAAGACTTGATTCTTTATATAGTCGAATAGGACTCGCTTATCCTCATTGACATATATGCGTTTATTGTCTCGGTCGTACTCGTAAGGGAATGGAGGCGGACCGTTGACCCATGCTCCCATTTTCGCACCGATTTTCTTACCACGTTGGAGTCGCTTTTTGATTTGTCGATATTCGAATCGAGCCATAAGTCCGAGGAACTCCGAGAGCATTTCGTCCGATTCGTTTTTGAGGTCGAACACTTTTTGCGGTGTGATTATAAGAGTATCGCTATCACGCAAAGCAGCTCGAATGATTGCCGCATCTTGGTCGTCTCCACGTCCTAGACGATCGTAGTCAATCACGATAACTGCGTCGAATAAGTCGTCTCGAATATCGTCGAGTAGCTCTAGCATTTTCGGACGATAGTCCAACGAGTCCCCGCTCGCAATCTCATTATAGAGAATCGGAGTCCATCGGTTGGACTCGGCGAGTTCGGTTAATTCTCGTTTATGTTTTTCGAGGTCGTCGTCTCCCTCTCCTCGTGATTTCCGAAGATAGATTGCGACCTCTTTTATATCTCGTATTTGTTCCATAAGTTCCTTAACACCCCCTTTAATAACTTATCACGTTATGTAACTAACACAAAGTCTAATAGATTCTTTTGGTAAGGTCAATAAGTTTATTAGTCTTTGGAAAATTTTAAGTAATGTAGTAGAATCTTAATAGATAAAAAGAAAAGGTTTTCTTTTTGGTGATTAGGGGGGGAATTATGAAATGGAGTATACTTTACCGATATTTCTGCTTGGGCTAGGTTTTCTAATAAAACTATGGGTTAACAAGGAAACAACAAAACCACATTTACTCACTTCTGTATCAGAGTTACCCGTGGATATAATGTTTTTAAGTTCAGCCTTAATAATCTCATATACCGAATTGCAGACCAAAAAGGTAGTTCTAAATAATGTTAGGAGCTCCGCAGATGTAATTGCTAGCAATATAAATAATGGATATATCATTTTTATTGGATACATAATCATAACATTTATTATAACTGCAATTTGGAGATGGAATAGGAGTTTTTTTGAAGCTGAAAGATGGGTAGTATTTAACATTATTCTTATTGTAAAACTTGGTTTGGCAATATATTGTCTGTACCATGCTATTACAAAACTAAACGAGGTGATGTAACAATGGACACACAAACTATATTGATACTTTTATTGGTTATTACATCACTAATGGTATCAGTGTTAACATTCTTGACAACAAAAATTAAAAGCAGCAGAGATAAGGTTTACGATTTTGAAATGAACCAAGCGAAGTATAATGATATGCGTAGATACTATGAATCAATTCTAGAGAAATATAATGAAAAACTTATGTCGCATGAGGAACGGTGGAAGGATGTAAACCATTTATTGTTAAATCAGAATAAGATAAATGAAAAGGATATAGAGCCCGAGGTGCATTATACTAATTTCTTATTAAATCACGGTATTCAGGAAAAGGAACTAGAGGTCGATCGATATACCGCATTTTTACTGACATCATTTGATGAAAAATATAAAAATATAAGTGATGCAATCAAAAATACTTGTAGAGGTATTGGATTAGAATGTTTACGAGGAGACGAAGAATATGTAGCGGGTGATTTATTACCACACATATTAAAGCATATTGTAAAAGCTCGAATTATAATTGCAAACATAGACGGGAGAAACCCAAATGTTTATTATGAATTAGGAATAGCACATGCATTAGGAAAACCAACAATACTGATTTCGAAAACTATTGATAAAGTTCCATTTGATATTAAATCGAAAAATATTATTCAATATAAAGATGCTTACGATTTACATCAAAAACTAACTAATGCCATATCACGTGCGATACTTTAAAGCCGTTTTAATAACGGCTTTTTTCTTTCATTTTGAGTGTTTTCCTATGGAAACTTGTCATCAATGACAAGTCGAATAACCGATGGAAACCATTACAGGCTTATTTTCACGCTTTGCCTTTCCAAAAGCTTCCTCTCCCCACGGATACCAATCGACTGGATTGTTTGCATGTTGAAGTAAGTAAGGGGACTTTTCTGCGATCAATCTATTGGGCTTCTGATTAGTTGTCATTGAAGATCACCTTCCTTTCTTTGAAAAAGTGAACAAATATTATGATACCTCTTTACTCTAACACGACTCACTACGTTTATGACTTCCCGTTATCGTCCCCATTCAATAGAGCAAAAGGTCACTTCAAACGATTATCCTCATAAAAAAACACCGGAATACGGTGCTTGCTTGTCCTAAATAGAACTAAGTTCATACTTTAATTCATTTACTTGCTTCTACTAAACTTCTTCAATTTGTCCTCTGATCTCGCCATCCGGATTTTGTTCTGTATGGGCATTGACATAAGTGAGACCCTCTTCCATCAACTCGACCAACTGCCTGACTGTAGTGATCCCTTCAGGGTTGTCCACAATATCCTCGTCAGTGATTACGCCTGTTACAACTCCTTTCCTAGTCGTCAAGCCTTCCTGTTCTGCTATCGTTTGTACATTTTCGCCAAACAAAAATGCAAGTACAGGACCGTTTACATCAGGAGCTCCGAAATGAATATGGGCTTGAATGAAGTTTTCTATATTGCATACTACTAGTCGGAATTTAAGTTTTGTATGATTTGAATTTGCGCTAAACTCCGCATTGCCGAACGCATTGGTTTGAACTGGAGGAACCTCATTTCTCCCAGACAATTTTGCAATGAATAAGGATTCCAACATTGTTGTTCACTTCCTTTCATACGTATATATTTACTTTACGTGAAAGCGAACGAATAAGGTTGTGCATTATACCTAATATCTTAAAAAAAGGCGGTTTGTCCAGGGTTGAATCTAAAAAAAAAAAGAGTACGACACATGTAAATTGTCATGTGTAAAAAAGGGATATCATTCCATTTAGTTGAATAAGTTGGGTAGATGGTACTTAATGTTTTAAAAATAAACATCAAAGGAGGCCTTTATGGGTGAAAAGAAATTTGTAGCACATCCTAATTCACAAAATAAGTTTGAAGGGATGATTACATATGGAGACAGGGATATCGAACTATCCGAAAACCCCCTCATTTCCATTACTCTAGGGGAGCGGTTTTC encodes the following:
- a CDS encoding recombinase family protein encodes the protein MTMIYGYARVSSRGQNIETQTNKLREYGCDVVYEEKVSGRSASNREQFTELLVTVDHGDKIAVTKLDRFARSTKDALTIIDDLNEKGVGLVVLNMGGDTVDTSTAIGKLMITVLSGIAEFEADMIKERQLEGIADAKERGVYKGRPKKYTDKHSGLIHAMELVANRDHNGYTVDKICEITNVSRATLYRERRRKSHV
- a CDS encoding recombinase family protein, which produces MEQIRDIKEVAIYLRKSRGEGDDDLEKHKRELTELAESNRWTPILYNEIASGDSLDYRPKMLELLDDIRDDLFDAVIVIDYDRLGRGDDQDAAIIRAALRDSDTLIITPQKVFDLKNESDEMLSEFLGLMARFEYRQIKKRLQRGKKIGAKMGAWVNGPPPFPYEYDRDNKRIYVNEDKRVLFDYIKNQVLKGEPALRLAQELNRKGYKTAYGKHWNQVAIKRILTNETHLGHTVYGKTKGSGHLDRKTEPLEKVARGDWTIVKDTHEAVMTEEEFATLKETFDRRSKEHARNRMHSKRYSGLIKCGTCGYARSFVTRKNAKGKTVVFVKSCQKADPFGIVCRNGGGKEEYVDAAVYAQLIEYKEELEKDLGGNNGNDTEQLEKELRQAEQQLEKAKNARARVFDMYEEGDITKTDFQERKAKRDEQIKELENQLHELRERINYYEQITNEDRLEKIGEVLEIWDGEASEVNKLLRLVIDRINFKKDDGKLRIQVAYR
- a CDS encoding DUF255 domain-containing protein, whose protein sequence is MTTNQKPNRLIAEKSPYLLQHANNPVDWYPWGEEAFGKAKRENKPVMVSIGYSTCH
- a CDS encoding CHRD domain-containing protein is translated as MLESLFIAKLSGRNEVPPVQTNAFGNAEFSANSNHTKLKFRLVVCNIENFIQAHIHFGAPDVNGPVLAFLFGENVQTIAEQEGLTTRKGVVTGVITDEDIVDNPEGITTVRQLVELMEEGLTYVNAHTEQNPDGEIRGQIEEV